In Streptomyces sp. NBC_01426, one genomic interval encodes:
- a CDS encoding DUF6113 family protein — protein MTTTWTPGRIAALLGLLVAGAVAGAAGWLVVGLWFPGGLLLALAALFGVFLAGRLLTGTGIGVGAAVIGWFLAYVLLSLPRPEGDFLLGSSGIGMYAYLLGGTVIAVICATMHGPVDRPVSAAKPRP, from the coding sequence ATGACCACCACCTGGACCCCCGGCCGGATCGCCGCCCTGCTCGGCCTGCTCGTCGCCGGCGCGGTGGCCGGCGCGGCGGGCTGGCTCGTCGTGGGCCTCTGGTTCCCGGGCGGACTGCTGCTCGCGCTGGCGGCACTCTTCGGCGTGTTCCTCGCGGGCCGGCTCCTCACCGGGACCGGCATCGGCGTGGGCGCCGCGGTGATCGGCTGGTTCCTGGCCTACGTGCTCCTCAGCCTGCCGCGCCCCGAAGGGGACTTCCTGCTCGGTTCGTCCGGAATCGGCATGTACGCGTACCTTTTGGGCGGGACCGTGATCGCTGTGATCTGTGCCACGATGCACGGCCCGGTCGACCGGCCGGTTTCGGCCGCGAAGCCCCGCCCGTGA
- the mshB gene encoding N-acetyl-1-D-myo-inositol-2-amino-2-deoxy-alpha-D-glucopyranoside deacetylase — protein sequence MNGLPARRLLLVHAHPDDESINNGVTMAKYAAEGAHVALVTCTLGEEGEVIPPDLAHLAADRDDTLGPHRIGELAAAMGELGVTDHRFLGGPGRFRDSGMMGAEQNHRPGAFWSADVDEAAAYLVEVIRELRPQVLVTYDPDGGYGHPDHIQAHRVATRAAELAAEGAYRRDLGAAHTIGKIYWNRVPRSVVEEGFVRLRAAGGKAPFPGLAAPDDVPGVVADERITAEIGDGADGEAFVAAKAAAMRAHATQVAVDGPFFALSNDLAQPLFAREYYELVVGEPGAPAGERERDLFAGVSA from the coding sequence ATGAACGGTCTCCCCGCTCGTCGTCTGCTCCTCGTGCACGCGCACCCGGACGACGAGTCCATCAACAACGGCGTCACCATGGCCAAGTACGCGGCCGAGGGCGCCCACGTCGCCCTGGTGACCTGCACGCTGGGCGAGGAGGGCGAGGTCATCCCGCCCGACCTCGCCCATCTCGCCGCCGACCGCGACGACACCCTGGGCCCCCACCGGATCGGCGAGCTCGCCGCGGCCATGGGGGAACTGGGCGTCACCGACCACCGGTTCCTCGGCGGCCCCGGTCGCTTCCGCGACTCCGGGATGATGGGCGCCGAGCAGAACCACCGGCCCGGCGCCTTCTGGTCCGCCGACGTGGACGAGGCCGCCGCGTACCTCGTCGAGGTCATCCGGGAGCTGCGCCCGCAGGTCCTCGTCACCTACGACCCCGACGGCGGCTACGGACACCCCGACCACATCCAGGCCCACCGCGTCGCCACGCGCGCCGCGGAACTCGCCGCGGAGGGCGCGTACCGACGCGATCTCGGCGCGGCGCACACGATCGGGAAGATCTACTGGAACCGGGTGCCGCGCTCGGTGGTCGAGGAGGGCTTCGTCCGACTGCGCGCGGCCGGCGGCAAGGCGCCCTTCCCCGGGCTCGCCGCACCGGACGACGTGCCCGGAGTCGTCGCCGACGAGCGGATCACCGCCGAGATCGGCGACGGGGCCGACGGCGAGGCGTTCGTCGCCGCCAAGGCCGCCGCGATGCGCGCGCACGCCACCCAGGTCGCCGTGGACGGGCCCTTCTTCGCGCTGTCGAACGACCTGGCCCAGCCGCTGTTCGCCCGCGAGTACTACGAACTCGTCGTCGGCGAGCCCGGAGCGCCGGCCGGCGAACGCGAGCGGGACCTCTTCGCGGGGGTGTCGGCATGA